Proteins encoded within one genomic window of Platichthys flesus chromosome 17, fPlaFle2.1, whole genome shotgun sequence:
- the zc3h12ab gene encoding ribonuclease ZC3H12A, protein MICSEEGGMNTKVAVFPSVHPWSKDSAAPAWILPSLLPVQNSSLPPSEKMFSAEPDPSLDPGQPEAQMDFFLKLGYSTAQVRSVQQKFGPNIDTDKVLGELMKIGVSQEAKQVPLTMMSVVLPRGDPQAGGPTLQLPVTVSTPPTREESSEDEDALRPIVIDGSNVAMSHGNKEVFSCLGIQLAVNFFLDRGHTNVTVFVPLWRKEQPRPDVPIADQHILLDLERRKILVFTPSRRVAGKRVVCNDDCFIVKLGYESDGIIVSNDMYRDLQGDKPEWKRFIEDRLLMYSFVNNKFMPPDDPLGRYGPTLENFLRRFPKTQKKLPCPYGKKCTYGIKCKFHHPERAKQSNRLVADEIRENAKLPSAAQKQSSAGSSPVPGQSLLLVEDMARKLSLGHESVSVKKDHKTEHVSQVKTSHRSGKKANCRKEKSSFHSSSDHGSVRESPEPLDSGLGSIDSQPVEAPWINDYQYGATYRSIQHVHSVRQQCCPPAPCSCSHAPPSRGSAPAFQHHSHHHSLGPVSSHGSDITPYGQHHYQGYSAYPVSAPAAYSQPADYQHSRVHHRQQQQTYWSDPFGGHTPVAHRLQGEHSQWEPPQATQPSREEREVVRKKLLAIFSAHLVDTAMEMFPQSMDPQMLVAEILRLQSQNRPLR, encoded by the exons ATGATTTGCTCcgaggaaggagggatgaacaCTAAAGTCGCTGTTTTTCCATCTGTGCACCCGTGGAGTAaagactctgctgctcctgcatgGATCTTACCTTCACTCCTCCCTGTGCAAAACTCCTCCCTTCCACCCAGTGAGAAAATGTTCTCTGCTGAACCCGACCCGTCCCTGGACCCTGGGCAGCCGGAGGCCCAGATGGACTTCTTCCTCAAGCTGGGATACTCCACGGCACAGGTGCGGTCCGTTCAGCAGAAGTTCGGCCCCAACATAGACACAGATAAGGTTCTGGGCGAGCTGATGAAGATCGGTGTCAGTCAGGAGGCCAAGCAGGTGCCGCTGACCATGATGTCGGTGGTGCTGCCCAGGGGGGACCCCCAAGCCGGGGGCCCCACGCTGCAGCTGCCTGTCACTGTGTCGACTCCTCCGACCAGGGAGGAGAGCAGCGAGGATGAAGACGCCCTGAGACCCATCGTGATCGACGGCAGCAACGTGGCCATGAG CCATGGGAACAAGGAAGTCTTCTCGTGTCTGGGAATCCAGTTGGCTGTGAACTTCTTCCTGGACCGAGGACACACCAACGTCACCGTGTTTGTTCCCTTGTGGAGGAAGGAGCAGCCGAGGCCAGATGTTCCCATCGCAG ATCAGCACATCCTGCTCGacctggagaggaggaagatccTGGTGTTCACGCCGTCGCGGCGCGTCGCGGGGAAGCGAGTGGTCTGTAACGACGACTGCTTCATCGTGAAGCTGGGCTACGAGTCCGACGGCATCATCGTGTCCAACGACATGTACCGGGACCTTCAGGGGGACAAACCCGAGTGGAAGCGCTTCATCGAGGACAGGCTGCTCATGTACTCCTTCGTTAATAACAA GTTCATGCCACCTGATGATCCTCTAGGCCGCTATGGACCAACTCTGGAGAACTTCCTGAGAAGGTTTCCTAAGACGCAGAAAAAACTCCCGTGCCCTTATG GAAAGAAATGCACTTATGGAATCAAATGTAAATTCCACCATCCTGAGCGAGCCAAACAGTCCAATCGCCTGGTGGCCGATGAGATTCGGGAAAACGCCAAGCTCCCTTCAGCCGCTCAGAAGCAGTCCTCCGCTGGTTCCAGTCCGGTCCCTGGACAGAGCCTGTTGCTGGTGGAGGACATGGCCAGGAAACTGAGTCTGGGACACGAGAGCGTCTCCGTGAAGAAAGATCACAAAACCGAACACGTATCTCAGGTGAAGACGAGTCACCGCTCCGGCAAGAAGGCGAATtgcaggaaagaaaagagcagcTTCCACTCGTCCTCTGACCACGGATCAGTGCGTGAGTCTCCAGAGCCGCTGGACTCTGGGTTAGGCTCCATCGACAGTCAGCCCGTGGAGGCCCCCTGGATTAATGATTACCAGTACGGGGCGACGTACAGGAGCATCCAGCATGTCCACAGTGTCCGACAGCAGTGCTGCCCTCCAGCCCCGTGCAGCTGCTCACACGCTCCTCCCTCTCGGGGGAGCGCACCAGCTTTCCAGCACCACAGCCACCATCATAGCCTCGGGCCCGTCAGCAGCCACGGCTCGGATATCACCCCGTACGGCCAGCATCATTACCAGGGCTACAGTGCGTACCCGGTCAGCGCGCCTGCTGCATACAGTCAGCCGGCGGATTACCAGCACAGCAGAGTCCACcaccgacagcagcagcagacgtaCTGGTCCGATCCGTTTGGGGGTCATACTCCAGTGGCCCACCGCCTGCAGGGGGAGCACTCCCAGTGGGAGCCCCCTCAGGCGACCCAACCCAGCAGAGAGGAGCGAGAGGTCGTTCGCAAGAAGCTCCTGGCCATCTTCAGCGCCCACCTGGTGGACACGGCCATGGAGATGTTCCCTCAGTCCATGGATCCACAGATGCTTGTCGCTGAGATCCTCCGGCTGCAGAGTCAGAACCGGCCCCTGAGATGA
- the oscp1a gene encoding protein OSCP1a, with the protein MSVRTLPLVFINLGGEMIYILDQRLRAPNTSDDNSEKGVWSENDRKRVLNDIVGTLFSKAFIDELLKPQQLYSHRTLKTVLTRLAHASIMRLNPASMDRLYELMVMAFKYQVFLCPRPKDLLLISYNHIDTIREMVKDTPVVVNQVDETHRKIIEVYSSLSEGEFQLLRQTLLIFFQDMHVRVSLFLKIKAQNPNGRFALSTSGPVPHGIDVPGLIRTFDSKGREGRRGEFPTGGSYTSAVREGCFELHGDRVVTLGLNIYTVNHPEETHTSKAPSVQTNNSPNLLAKEELNLLARLMGSVKAENKPRAETGFRINLFSTDEEEEEAGDISGAEESMFGVINIQAMKDEQAASELALIAGQFTEPEQPETLGCSKGDDLLAMMDDL; encoded by the exons ATGTCAGTGAGAACTCTCCCCCTGGTTTTCATTAATCTCGGTGGGGAGATGATTTACATACTGGACCAACGCCTGCGAGCGCCCAACACGTCTGATGACAATTCAGAGAAAG GAGTGTGgtcagaaaatgacagaaaaagag TTCTGAATGACATCGTGGGAACCCTGTTTAGTAAAGCGTTTATCGATGAGCTACTCAAACCTCAGCAGCTGTATTCTCACAGGACGCTGAAAACTGTGCTGACTCGCTTAGCACACGCCTCCATCATGAGGTTGAACCCCGCCAGCATGGACAGG CTTTACGAGCTGATGGTTATGGCGTTCAAATACCAAGTGTTCCTCTGTCCACGGCCCAAAGACTTGCTGCTCATATCGTACAACCACATAGACACCATCAGGGAGATGGTGAAAGACACTCCTGTGGTCGTGAACCAAGTGGACGAGACACATAGGAAGATAATTGAG GTTTACTCTTCACTATCAGAAGGAGAATTCCAGCTTCTCAGACAAACTCTGCTCATATTCTTTCAAGACATGCATGTTCGT GTGTCACTTTTCCTCAAGATTAAAGCCCAGAATCCCAACGGACGCTTTGCCCTGTCGACCTCAGGCCCGGTGCCTCATGGGATAGATGTCCCAGGGTTAATTAG GACGTTCGACTCCAAGGGACGAGAAGGTCGACGAGGCGAGTTCCCCACTGGGGGAAGTTACACCAGCGCCGTCAGAGAGGGATGTTTCGAGCTGCACGGGGACAGAGTCGTCACACTGGGCCTGAACAT ATACACGGTGAACCATccggaggagacacacacatccaaggCTCCCTCTGTCCAG ACAAACAACTCTCCCAACCTGCTGGCCAAGGAGGAGCTGAACCTGCTGGCTCGTCTGATGGGCAGCGTGAAGGCGGAGAACAAGCCAAGAGCGGAGACTGGCTTCAGGATCAACCTGTTCAGTAccgacgaagaggaggaggaggc GGGGGATATCAGTGGAGCTGAGGAGTCAATGTTTGGAGTCATCAATATTCAAGCAATGAAG GACGAACAGGCTGCCTCTGAGCTGGCTCTCATCGCCGGACAGTTCACGGAACCAGAACAGCCGGAGACCCTCGGCTGCAGCAAAGGAGACGACCTGCTGGCCATGATGGACGACCTCTGA